From the Cryptomeria japonica chromosome 2, Sugi_1.0, whole genome shotgun sequence genome, one window contains:
- the LOC131055173 gene encoding uncharacterized protein LOC131055173, producing MARDGGEYVESWSEIAKISVVLAVVVIFIVFISKDAVKALKRRAHWIPGDSLVLTALTIQLLNQLSGHGALVEEALNNPSPFRENILKSDFYMIHSSQVMLCIAIAYMVPGMPARGFEDAWGKPTALVITILVHITSEVYTIHQADSTLTGYLYIWPQSNESNHTVYIAIAFTVSFSFLMLVLLLGCATIAGKGIEGIISQKIPLILSTPSSDQCSSCWQAVEEQIMRSWIVARASNPEYIIARSPLSSSVAAIVTVQAVASIARWYIEGPSVVIYDLFAGLKFAGTVLQQVFICIGWAIIGWRWATAVGYYTRWQSDNWRSGFQMEDFWTRHIREMQEALQPHLTEEKKLEKKVKKLIAKDPTSLAVPRQLLYVVLLLQWLVVLCSKVCWIVSLWIFQNKCMRKLLSFILSKHEIAAFEDYSKYRKILEGVEMLRETPQSLWMANRKSIAEARNLIRLG from the exons ATGGCGAGAGATGGGGGTGAGTATGTGGAAAGCTGGAGTGAAATAGCCAAGATATCTGTGGTGTTGGCAGTGGTGGTGATATTTATTGTCTTCATATCAAAGGACGCAGTGAAGGCGTTGAAGAGGAGAGCGCATTGGATTCCAGGCGATAGTCTTGTACTCACTGCTCTTACAATTCAATTGCTTAACCAGCTTAGTGGGCATGGAGCGTTGGTGGAAGAGGCATTGAACAATCCTTCTccattcagagaaaacattcttaAGAGCGATTTTTATATGATTCATAGCAGCCAGGTGATGCTCTGTATAGCCATAGCATATATGGTGCCAGGAATGCCCGCTCGCGGCTTCGAAGACGCGTGGGGCAAGCCAACGGCCTTGGTCATAACTATCCTTGTCCACATTACTTCAGAAGTATACACTATACATCAAGCTGACTCTACATTAACTGGTTACCTCTATATTTGGCCGCAATCAAATGAAAGTAACCACACAGTGTACATTGCCATAGCTTTCACAGTGTCCTTCTCTTTCCTAATGCTCGTTCTTCTTCTGGGCTGCGCTACCATAGCTGGCAAGGGCATCGAAGGCATCATTTCTCAGAAAATTCCTCTGATTCTTTCCACGCCCAGTTCAGATCAGTGCTCATCTTGTTGGCAGGCAGTTGAAGAGCAAATAATGCGGTCATGGATTGTTGCTCGTGCTTCCAACCCCGAATACATCATTGCCAGGTCGCCATTGAGTTCGTCAGTTGCTGCCATTGTTACAGTTCAAGCCGTGGCTTCAATAGCTAGGTGGTATATTGAGGGCCCATCTGTAGTGATCTACGATTTGTTTGCAGGGTTAAAGTTCGCAG GTACAGTGCTTCAACAAGTGTTCATATGCATAGGATGGGCAATCATCGGATGGAGATGGGCCACTGCAGTGGGTTATTACACCAGATGGCAGTCAGACAACTGGCGTAGCGGCTTTCAGATGGAAGATTTTTGGACCAGACACATTAGAGAGATGCAGGAGGCCCTACAACCCCATCTGACCGAAGAAAAAAAGCttgagaagaaggtgaaaaagctaATTGCCAAGGATCCCACCAGTCTAGCAGTACCAAGGCAATTGTTGTATGTGGTGCTTTTGTTGCAGTGGCTAGTGGTCTTATGCAGTAAAGTCTGCTGGAttgtctctctctggattttccaAAACAAATGTATGAGGAAGTTATTGTCTTTCATATTATCCAAGCATGAAATAGCGGCTTTCGAAGACTACTCAAAATATAGAAAAATTCTGGAGGGTGTGGAGATGCTAAGGGAGACTCCTCAAAGCCTGTGGATGGCTAACCGTAAGTCTATTGCAGAAGCGAGGAATCTTATCAGATTGGGCTAA